A single genomic interval of Paralichthys olivaceus isolate ysfri-2021 chromosome 7, ASM2471397v2, whole genome shotgun sequence harbors:
- the LOC109624448 gene encoding neuronal cell adhesion molecule-like isoform X12 — protein sequence MMERRMDTALLVLLMGHLAAALEVPLDLPQPPTITHQSPKDYIIDPRENIIIHCEAKGKPHPSFSWTRNGTHFDIDEDANVVMRPHSGTLVVDISREKADHYEGVYQCTARNKHGTAVSHNIVVRQSRSPLWSKERIKPIVVQEGVSLVLPCRPPAGLPPPIIFWMDNNFQRLPQSSRVSQSLNGDLYFSNVLREDSRNDYICYARFPHTQTIQQKQPITVKVLNLEAINDTMAAFYNDTDLFSEDPVDDRKPTFLIPSGSSSSKTVLRGQVLEMECIADGLPTPEISWTKVSGDLPAQRMSYLYYQKNLRIVNVSESDAGDYRCSASNRLGSVHHTIHVSVKAAPYWISSPPRNLVLAPGENGVLTCRASGTPKPSIAWAMNGIPIENSPKDLSRKVEDDTIIFTDIQIGSSAVYQCNVSNGHGYLLANAFVNVLSEPPRVLTPANKVYQVIKNHRARIDCTFFGSPIPKITWFKDSRSSTLDGDPYIQHDNGTLEIHTAQARNSGKYTCAARNMLGIYENHVYLEVKEPTRILKQPEYKVVQRGRSVVFECKVKHDPSLVPTMTWLKDDGELPDDERLIVDADSLTITDVTESDAGVYTCIMNTTLDHDSASAELTVVERPDPPTDLELTDQKKRSVQLTWTPGDEHNSPIQKFLIQYEDSLHHRGHWHNLTEVPGTRTTAHLRLSPYIHYTFRVLALNAMGFSRPSFPSRMFKTEPAAPDENPKDVEGFGTEHDNLVISWKPLTGLQSNGPGLRYRVMWRQKAVDSDWTTVTVSNNSRFVVSGTPTFVPYELKVQAVNDHGVGPEPAIARGYSGEDLPVAAPENVQAVVLNSTLAEVHWDPVPHKLIRGHLKGYKVYYWKERSLHKHNPYHMEKLILTFSGNHSHGMVPGLHPFSLYSFNVRVYNGKGEGPVSPTQQFETPEGVPGAPTSLIVTNSNLDTLTLEWSPPHDRNGRITGYTLKYQPVNNSNELGPVEELALLANETSVTLPNLKYSTRYKFYLNAKTVRGAGPAISQEAITIMDEALMSLLDVDVGEAPPVSSFGNVSSSVGEDGALISWEYWGPEKNVYVEYTVENSEGEEEWQKEQVNGSQNVVLKGLKGGLSYRVRLVAKGHNDQPPHHSEELLVTVPAVASRQVDIATQGWFIGLMCAIALLILILLIICFIQRNKGGKYPVKEKEDAHTDPEFQPMKEDDCTFGEYSDNEDHKPLKGSRTPSNGTVKRDDSDDSLVDYGEGGDGQFNEDGSFIGQYSGKSGSRDTAEGHESSEAPSPINAMNSLNSFV from the exons atgatggagaggaggatggacaCAGCTCTGCTGGTGCTGTTAATGGGACACCTCGCCGCGGCGCTGGAGGTCCCACTAGACC TGCCACAGCCACCGACCATAACTCACCAATCCCCCAAGGATTACATCATTGACCCACGGGAGAACATTATAATCCACTGTGAGGCGAAGGGGAAGCCTCATCCCAG TTTCTCTTGGACGAGAAATGGGACGCATTTCGACATCGACGAGGACGCCAACGTGGTCATGAGGCCCCACTCTGGGACACTGGTGGTGGACATCAGCAGAGAGAAGGCTGATCACTATGAGGGGGTGTACCAGTGCACGGCGAGAAACAAACATGGAACTGCTGTTTCCCACAACATAGTCGTACGACAGTCCA GATCCCCCTTGTGGTCAAAGGAGAGGATCAAGCCAATCGTGGTTCAGGAGGGCGTGTCCTTGGTGCTGCCGTGTCGACCCCCTGCTGGCCTGCCCCCTCCCATCATATTCTGGATGGACAATA ACTTCCAGAGGCTGCCTCAGAGCAGCAGGGTGTCCCAGTCCTTGAATGGAGACCTCTACTTCTCTAACGTTCTCCGAGAGGATTCCAGGAACGACTACATCTGCTACGCCCgcttcccacacacacagaccatccAGCAGAAACAGCCCATCACCGTCAAGGTCCTCAACC TGGAAGCAATCAATGATACAATGGCAGCTTTTTACAATGACACTGATTTGTTTAGTG AAGACCCAGTGGATGACAGGAAGCCGACCTTCCTCATCCCATCTGGTTCCTCCAGCTCGAAGACGGTGTTGAGAGGACAGGTGCTGGAGATGGAGTGTATCGCAGATGGGCT GCCCACCCCGGAAATCTCCTGGACCAAAGTGAGCGGCGATCTCCCGGCCCAACGCATGTCCTACCTGTACTACCAGAAGAATCTGCGCATCGTGAACGTGTCGGAATCGGACGCAGGAGATTACCGCTGCTCCGCCAGTAACCGGCTCGGCTCCGTGCACCATACCATCCACGTCTCTGTCAAAG CGGCTCCATATTGGATCAGCAGCCCTCCCAGGAACCTTGTCCTGGCTCCGGGAGAGAACGGCGTGCTGACCTGCAGGGCCAGTGGCACGCCCAAGCCGTCCATCGCCTGGGCGATGAATGGCATCCCCATAGAGA ATTCTCCTAAGGATCTGAGCAGAAAGGTGGAAGACGACACCATTATCTTCACTGACATACAGATTGGATCCAGCGCCGTCTATCAGTGTAACGTCTCCAATGGCCACGGTTACCTCCTGGCCAACGCCTTTGTCAATGTCCTCT CGGAGCCACCCAGAGTGCTGACACCGGCCAACAAGGTCTACCAGGTCATCAAAAACCACCGGGCTCGGATAGACTGCACTTTCTTTGGGTCACCCATCCCTAAAATTACATG GTTCAAAGACAGCCGCTCCAGCACCCTGGACGGAGATCCTTACATCCAGCATGACAACGGCACTTTAGAGATTCACACAGCTCAGGCCAGAAACAGCGGCAAATACACCTGCGCCGCCAGAAACATGCTGGGTATCTATGAGAATCATGTCtacctggaggtcaaag AGCCCACCCGCATCCTGAAGCAGCCCGAGTACAAGGTGGTCCAGAGGGGCAGGTCGGTGGTGTTTGAGTGTAAAGTGAAACATGACCCGTCACTCGTCCCCACCATGACCTGGCTCAAAGACGACGGAGAGCTGCCTGATGATGAGAG attAATCGTAGACGCTGACAGCCTCACCATCACTGATGTGACAGAGAGCGACGCGGGCGTGTACACCTGCATCATGAACACAACTCTGGACCACGACTCAGCCAGCGCAGAGCTCACTGTTGTTG AACGACCTGACCCCCCAACTGACCTGGAGCTGACGGACCAGAAAAAGAGAAGTGTGCAGCTCACATGGACCCCCGGGGATGAACATAACAGTCCAATTCAGA AATTTCTCATCCAGTATGAAGACTCGCTGCACCACCGAGGTCACTGGCACAACCTCACCGAGGTCCCTGGAACCAGGACGACTGCTCACCTCAGATTGTCTCCCTACATCCACTACACCTTCAGGGTTTTGGCTCTCAATGCCATGGGCTTCAGTCGGCCCAGCTTCCCCTCCAGGATGTTTAAGACAGAACCTGCAG CTCCAGACGAGAACCCTAAAGATGTTGAGGGATTTGGAACAGAGCATGACAATCTTGTAATCTCATGGAAG ccgcTGACAGGGCTCCAGTCTAATGGCCCAGGGCTTCGTTATCGAGTAATGTGGAGGCAGAAGGCAGTGGACAGTGATTGGACCACAGTGACTGTGTCCAACAACTCTAGGTTCGTCGTGTCTGGAACGCCCACGTTCGTACCGTACGAGCTAAAAGTTCAGGCTGTGAACGACCACGGAGTTGGACCTGAGCCTGCTATCGCCCGCGGCTACTCAGGAGAGGACT TGCCGGTAGCAGCTCCAGAAAACGTTCAGGCGGTGGTGCTGAACAGCACTCTGGCAGAGGTGCACTGGGATCCTGTGCCTCATAAATTAATACGTGGGCATCTCAAAGGATACAAG GTGTACTACTGGAAAGAGCGCAGTCTCCACAAACACAACCCCTACCACATGGAGAAGCTGATCCTGACGTTCAGTGGGAACCACAGCCACGGCATGGTGCCTGGTCTGCACCCCTTCAGCCTGTACTCCTTCAATGTCAGAGTGTATAACGGCAAAGGAGAGGGTCCTGTGAGCCCCACCCAGCAATTTGAAACACCAGAGGGAG tACCTGGAGCTCCCACTTCCCTGATAGTCACCAACTCAAACCTGGACACTCTAACCCTTGAATGGAGTCCTCCTCATGATCGTAACGGACGCATCACTGGCTACACTCTCAAATATCAGCCAG TCAATAACTCCAATGAGCTGGGCCCAGTGGAGGAGCTGGCCCTGCTCGCCAATGAGACCTCAGTCACTTTGCCCAACCTCAAGTACAGCACACGCTACAAGTTTTATTTGAATGCCAAAACAGTCAGGGGAGCGGGCCCAGCCATTTCTCAAGAGGCTATCACCATCATGGATGAAG CTCTAATGTCACTGCTTGACGTAGATGTGGGCGAAG CACCGCCAGTGAGTTCTTTCGGGAACGTTAGTTCCTCGGTTGGAGAGGATGGGGCCCTCATCAGTTGGGAGTACTGGGGCCCGGAGAAAAACGTTTATGTAGAGTACACTGTAGAAAACA gtgaaggtgaagaggaATGGCAGAAAGAGCAGGTGAACGGCTCTCAGAACGTTGTGCTGAAGGGCTTAAAGGGGGGCCTCTCCTATAGGGTGCGCttggtggccaaaggtcacaacGACCAGCCGCCCCACCACTCTGAAGAGCTGTTGGTCACGGTACCAG CTGTGGCGAGCAGACAGGTGGACATCGCCACTCAGGGATGGTTCATTGGCCTCATGTGTGCCATCGCTCTGCTCATCCTGATCCTCCTCATTATCTGCTTCATCCAGAGGAATAAAGGAGGGAAATACCCCG TCAAAGAGAAGGAGgacgcacacacagacccaGAGTTCCAGCCCATGAAAGAAGACGACTGCACTTTTGGGGAATACAG
- the LOC109624448 gene encoding neuronal cell adhesion molecule-like isoform X17, with product MMERRMDTALLVLLMGHLAAALEVPLDLPQPPTITHQSPKDYIIDPRENIIIHCEAKGKPHPSFSWTRNGTHFDIDEDANVVMRPHSGTLVVDISREKADHYEGVYQCTARNKHGTAVSHNIVVRQSRSPLWSKERIKPIVVQEGVSLVLPCRPPAGLPPPIIFWMDNNFQRLPQSSRVSQSLNGDLYFSNVLREDSRNDYICYARFPHTQTIQQKQPITVKVLNLEAINDTMAAFYNDTDLFSEDPVDDRKPTFLIPSGSSSSKTVLRGQVLEMECIADGLPTPEISWTKVSGDLPAQRMSYLYYQKNLRIVNVSESDAGDYRCSASNRLGSVHHTIHVSVKAAPYWISSPPRNLVLAPGENGVLTCRASGTPKPSIAWAMNGIPIENSPKDLSRKVEDDTIIFTDIQIGSSAVYQCNVSNGHGYLLANAFVNVLSEPPRVLTPANKVYQVIKNHRARIDCTFFGSPIPKITWFKDSRSSTLDGDPYIQHDNGTLEIHTAQARNSGKYTCAARNMLGIYENHVYLEVKEPTRILKQPEYKVVQRGRSVVFECKVKHDPSLVPTMTWLKDDGELPDDERLIVDADSLTITDVTESDAGVYTCIMNTTLDHDSASAELTVVERPDPPTDLELTDQKKRSVQLTWTPGDEHNSPIQKFLIQYEDSLHHRGHWHNLTEVPGTRTTAHLRLSPYIHYTFRVLALNAMGFSRPSFPSRMFKTEPAAPDENPKDVEGFGTEHDNLVISWKPLTGLQSNGPGLRYRVMWRQKAVDSDWTTVTVSNNSRFVVSGTPTFVPYELKVQAVNDHGVGPEPAIARGYSGEDLPVAAPENVQAVVLNSTLAEVHWDPVPHKLIRGHLKGYKVYYWKERSLHKHNPYHMEKLILTFSGNHSHGMVPGLHPFSLYSFNVRVYNGKGEGPVSPTQQFETPEGVPGAPTSLIVTNSNLDTLTLEWSPPHDRNGRITGYTLKYQPVNNSNELGPVEELALLANETSVTLPNLKYSTRYKFYLNAKTVRGAGPAISQEAITIMDEAVASRQVDIATQGWFIGLMCAIALLILILLIICFIQRNKGGKYPVKEKEDAHTDPEFQPMKEDDCTFGEYSDNEDHKPLKGSRTPSNGTVKRDDSDDSLVDYGEGGDGQFNEDGSFIGQYSGKSGSRDTAEGHESSEAPSPINAMNSLNSFV from the exons atgatggagaggaggatggacaCAGCTCTGCTGGTGCTGTTAATGGGACACCTCGCCGCGGCGCTGGAGGTCCCACTAGACC TGCCACAGCCACCGACCATAACTCACCAATCCCCCAAGGATTACATCATTGACCCACGGGAGAACATTATAATCCACTGTGAGGCGAAGGGGAAGCCTCATCCCAG TTTCTCTTGGACGAGAAATGGGACGCATTTCGACATCGACGAGGACGCCAACGTGGTCATGAGGCCCCACTCTGGGACACTGGTGGTGGACATCAGCAGAGAGAAGGCTGATCACTATGAGGGGGTGTACCAGTGCACGGCGAGAAACAAACATGGAACTGCTGTTTCCCACAACATAGTCGTACGACAGTCCA GATCCCCCTTGTGGTCAAAGGAGAGGATCAAGCCAATCGTGGTTCAGGAGGGCGTGTCCTTGGTGCTGCCGTGTCGACCCCCTGCTGGCCTGCCCCCTCCCATCATATTCTGGATGGACAATA ACTTCCAGAGGCTGCCTCAGAGCAGCAGGGTGTCCCAGTCCTTGAATGGAGACCTCTACTTCTCTAACGTTCTCCGAGAGGATTCCAGGAACGACTACATCTGCTACGCCCgcttcccacacacacagaccatccAGCAGAAACAGCCCATCACCGTCAAGGTCCTCAACC TGGAAGCAATCAATGATACAATGGCAGCTTTTTACAATGACACTGATTTGTTTAGTG AAGACCCAGTGGATGACAGGAAGCCGACCTTCCTCATCCCATCTGGTTCCTCCAGCTCGAAGACGGTGTTGAGAGGACAGGTGCTGGAGATGGAGTGTATCGCAGATGGGCT GCCCACCCCGGAAATCTCCTGGACCAAAGTGAGCGGCGATCTCCCGGCCCAACGCATGTCCTACCTGTACTACCAGAAGAATCTGCGCATCGTGAACGTGTCGGAATCGGACGCAGGAGATTACCGCTGCTCCGCCAGTAACCGGCTCGGCTCCGTGCACCATACCATCCACGTCTCTGTCAAAG CGGCTCCATATTGGATCAGCAGCCCTCCCAGGAACCTTGTCCTGGCTCCGGGAGAGAACGGCGTGCTGACCTGCAGGGCCAGTGGCACGCCCAAGCCGTCCATCGCCTGGGCGATGAATGGCATCCCCATAGAGA ATTCTCCTAAGGATCTGAGCAGAAAGGTGGAAGACGACACCATTATCTTCACTGACATACAGATTGGATCCAGCGCCGTCTATCAGTGTAACGTCTCCAATGGCCACGGTTACCTCCTGGCCAACGCCTTTGTCAATGTCCTCT CGGAGCCACCCAGAGTGCTGACACCGGCCAACAAGGTCTACCAGGTCATCAAAAACCACCGGGCTCGGATAGACTGCACTTTCTTTGGGTCACCCATCCCTAAAATTACATG GTTCAAAGACAGCCGCTCCAGCACCCTGGACGGAGATCCTTACATCCAGCATGACAACGGCACTTTAGAGATTCACACAGCTCAGGCCAGAAACAGCGGCAAATACACCTGCGCCGCCAGAAACATGCTGGGTATCTATGAGAATCATGTCtacctggaggtcaaag AGCCCACCCGCATCCTGAAGCAGCCCGAGTACAAGGTGGTCCAGAGGGGCAGGTCGGTGGTGTTTGAGTGTAAAGTGAAACATGACCCGTCACTCGTCCCCACCATGACCTGGCTCAAAGACGACGGAGAGCTGCCTGATGATGAGAG attAATCGTAGACGCTGACAGCCTCACCATCACTGATGTGACAGAGAGCGACGCGGGCGTGTACACCTGCATCATGAACACAACTCTGGACCACGACTCAGCCAGCGCAGAGCTCACTGTTGTTG AACGACCTGACCCCCCAACTGACCTGGAGCTGACGGACCAGAAAAAGAGAAGTGTGCAGCTCACATGGACCCCCGGGGATGAACATAACAGTCCAATTCAGA AATTTCTCATCCAGTATGAAGACTCGCTGCACCACCGAGGTCACTGGCACAACCTCACCGAGGTCCCTGGAACCAGGACGACTGCTCACCTCAGATTGTCTCCCTACATCCACTACACCTTCAGGGTTTTGGCTCTCAATGCCATGGGCTTCAGTCGGCCCAGCTTCCCCTCCAGGATGTTTAAGACAGAACCTGCAG CTCCAGACGAGAACCCTAAAGATGTTGAGGGATTTGGAACAGAGCATGACAATCTTGTAATCTCATGGAAG ccgcTGACAGGGCTCCAGTCTAATGGCCCAGGGCTTCGTTATCGAGTAATGTGGAGGCAGAAGGCAGTGGACAGTGATTGGACCACAGTGACTGTGTCCAACAACTCTAGGTTCGTCGTGTCTGGAACGCCCACGTTCGTACCGTACGAGCTAAAAGTTCAGGCTGTGAACGACCACGGAGTTGGACCTGAGCCTGCTATCGCCCGCGGCTACTCAGGAGAGGACT TGCCGGTAGCAGCTCCAGAAAACGTTCAGGCGGTGGTGCTGAACAGCACTCTGGCAGAGGTGCACTGGGATCCTGTGCCTCATAAATTAATACGTGGGCATCTCAAAGGATACAAG GTGTACTACTGGAAAGAGCGCAGTCTCCACAAACACAACCCCTACCACATGGAGAAGCTGATCCTGACGTTCAGTGGGAACCACAGCCACGGCATGGTGCCTGGTCTGCACCCCTTCAGCCTGTACTCCTTCAATGTCAGAGTGTATAACGGCAAAGGAGAGGGTCCTGTGAGCCCCACCCAGCAATTTGAAACACCAGAGGGAG tACCTGGAGCTCCCACTTCCCTGATAGTCACCAACTCAAACCTGGACACTCTAACCCTTGAATGGAGTCCTCCTCATGATCGTAACGGACGCATCACTGGCTACACTCTCAAATATCAGCCAG TCAATAACTCCAATGAGCTGGGCCCAGTGGAGGAGCTGGCCCTGCTCGCCAATGAGACCTCAGTCACTTTGCCCAACCTCAAGTACAGCACACGCTACAAGTTTTATTTGAATGCCAAAACAGTCAGGGGAGCGGGCCCAGCCATTTCTCAAGAGGCTATCACCATCATGGATGAAG CTGTGGCGAGCAGACAGGTGGACATCGCCACTCAGGGATGGTTCATTGGCCTCATGTGTGCCATCGCTCTGCTCATCCTGATCCTCCTCATTATCTGCTTCATCCAGAGGAATAAAGGAGGGAAATACCCCG TCAAAGAGAAGGAGgacgcacacacagacccaGAGTTCCAGCCCATGAAAGAAGACGACTGCACTTTTGGGGAATACAG
- the LOC109624448 gene encoding neuronal cell adhesion molecule-like isoform X13, producing MMERRMDTALLVLLMGHLAAALEVPLDLPQPPTITHQSPKDYIIDPRENIIIHCEAKGKPHPSFSWTRNGTHFDIDEDANVVMRPHSGTLVVDISREKADHYEGVYQCTARNKHGTAVSHNIVVRQSRSPLWSKERIKPIVVQEGVSLVLPCRPPAGLPPPIIFWMDNNFQRLPQSSRVSQSLNGDLYFSNVLREDSRNDYICYARFPHTQTIQQKQPITVKVLNLEAINDTMAAFYNDTDLFSEDPVDDRKPTFLIPSGSSSSKTVLRGQVLEMECIADGLPTPEISWTKVSGDLPAQRMSYLYYQKNLRIVNVSESDAGDYRCSASNRLGSVHHTIHVSVKAAPYWISSPPRNLVLAPGENGVLTCRASGTPKPSIAWAMNGIPIENSPKDLSRKVEDDTIIFTDIQIGSSAVYQCNVSNGHGYLLANAFVNVLSEPPRVLTPANKVYQVIKNHRARIDCTFFGSPIPKITWFKDSRSSTLDGDPYIQHDNGTLEIHTAQARNSGKYTCAARNMLGIYENHVYLEVKEPTRILKQPEYKVVQRGRSVVFECKVKHDPSLVPTMTWLKDDGELPDDERLIVDADSLTITDVTESDAGVYTCIMNTTLDHDSASAELTVVEATPTPAVVYERPDPPTDLELTDQKKRSVQLTWTPGDEHNSPIQKFLIQYEDSLHHRGHWHNLTEVPGTRTTAHLRLSPYIHYTFRVLALNAMGFSRPSFPSRMFKTEPAAPDENPKDVEGFGTEHDNLVISWKPLTGLQSNGPGLRYRVMWRQKAVDSDWTTVTVSNNSRFVVSGTPTFVPYELKVQAVNDHGVGPEPAIARGYSGEDLPVAAPENVQAVVLNSTLAEVHWDPVPHKLIRGHLKGYKVYYWKERSLHKHNPYHMEKLILTFSGNHSHGMVPGLHPFSLYSFNVRVYNGKGEGPVSPTQQFETPEGVPGAPTSLIVTNSNLDTLTLEWSPPHDRNGRITGYTLKYQPVNNSNELGPVEELALLANETSVTLPNLKYSTRYKFYLNAKTVRGAGPAISQEAITIMDEAPPVSSFGNVSSSVGEDGALISWEYWGPEKNVYVEYTVENSEGEEEWQKEQVNGSQNVVLKGLKGGLSYRVRLVAKGHNDQPPHHSEELLVTVPAVASRQVDIATQGWFIGLMCAIALLILILLIICFIQRNKGGKYPVKEKEDAHTDPEFQPMKEDDCTFGEYSDNEDHKPLKGSRTPSNGTVKRDDSDDSLVDYGEGGDGQFNEDGSFIGQYSGKSGSRDTAEGHESSEAPSPINAMNSLNSFV from the exons atgatggagaggaggatggacaCAGCTCTGCTGGTGCTGTTAATGGGACACCTCGCCGCGGCGCTGGAGGTCCCACTAGACC TGCCACAGCCACCGACCATAACTCACCAATCCCCCAAGGATTACATCATTGACCCACGGGAGAACATTATAATCCACTGTGAGGCGAAGGGGAAGCCTCATCCCAG TTTCTCTTGGACGAGAAATGGGACGCATTTCGACATCGACGAGGACGCCAACGTGGTCATGAGGCCCCACTCTGGGACACTGGTGGTGGACATCAGCAGAGAGAAGGCTGATCACTATGAGGGGGTGTACCAGTGCACGGCGAGAAACAAACATGGAACTGCTGTTTCCCACAACATAGTCGTACGACAGTCCA GATCCCCCTTGTGGTCAAAGGAGAGGATCAAGCCAATCGTGGTTCAGGAGGGCGTGTCCTTGGTGCTGCCGTGTCGACCCCCTGCTGGCCTGCCCCCTCCCATCATATTCTGGATGGACAATA ACTTCCAGAGGCTGCCTCAGAGCAGCAGGGTGTCCCAGTCCTTGAATGGAGACCTCTACTTCTCTAACGTTCTCCGAGAGGATTCCAGGAACGACTACATCTGCTACGCCCgcttcccacacacacagaccatccAGCAGAAACAGCCCATCACCGTCAAGGTCCTCAACC TGGAAGCAATCAATGATACAATGGCAGCTTTTTACAATGACACTGATTTGTTTAGTG AAGACCCAGTGGATGACAGGAAGCCGACCTTCCTCATCCCATCTGGTTCCTCCAGCTCGAAGACGGTGTTGAGAGGACAGGTGCTGGAGATGGAGTGTATCGCAGATGGGCT GCCCACCCCGGAAATCTCCTGGACCAAAGTGAGCGGCGATCTCCCGGCCCAACGCATGTCCTACCTGTACTACCAGAAGAATCTGCGCATCGTGAACGTGTCGGAATCGGACGCAGGAGATTACCGCTGCTCCGCCAGTAACCGGCTCGGCTCCGTGCACCATACCATCCACGTCTCTGTCAAAG CGGCTCCATATTGGATCAGCAGCCCTCCCAGGAACCTTGTCCTGGCTCCGGGAGAGAACGGCGTGCTGACCTGCAGGGCCAGTGGCACGCCCAAGCCGTCCATCGCCTGGGCGATGAATGGCATCCCCATAGAGA ATTCTCCTAAGGATCTGAGCAGAAAGGTGGAAGACGACACCATTATCTTCACTGACATACAGATTGGATCCAGCGCCGTCTATCAGTGTAACGTCTCCAATGGCCACGGTTACCTCCTGGCCAACGCCTTTGTCAATGTCCTCT CGGAGCCACCCAGAGTGCTGACACCGGCCAACAAGGTCTACCAGGTCATCAAAAACCACCGGGCTCGGATAGACTGCACTTTCTTTGGGTCACCCATCCCTAAAATTACATG GTTCAAAGACAGCCGCTCCAGCACCCTGGACGGAGATCCTTACATCCAGCATGACAACGGCACTTTAGAGATTCACACAGCTCAGGCCAGAAACAGCGGCAAATACACCTGCGCCGCCAGAAACATGCTGGGTATCTATGAGAATCATGTCtacctggaggtcaaag AGCCCACCCGCATCCTGAAGCAGCCCGAGTACAAGGTGGTCCAGAGGGGCAGGTCGGTGGTGTTTGAGTGTAAAGTGAAACATGACCCGTCACTCGTCCCCACCATGACCTGGCTCAAAGACGACGGAGAGCTGCCTGATGATGAGAG attAATCGTAGACGCTGACAGCCTCACCATCACTGATGTGACAGAGAGCGACGCGGGCGTGTACACCTGCATCATGAACACAACTCTGGACCACGACTCAGCCAGCGCAGAGCTCACTGTTGTTG AGGCCACACCAACTCCAGCTGTTGTCTACG AACGACCTGACCCCCCAACTGACCTGGAGCTGACGGACCAGAAAAAGAGAAGTGTGCAGCTCACATGGACCCCCGGGGATGAACATAACAGTCCAATTCAGA AATTTCTCATCCAGTATGAAGACTCGCTGCACCACCGAGGTCACTGGCACAACCTCACCGAGGTCCCTGGAACCAGGACGACTGCTCACCTCAGATTGTCTCCCTACATCCACTACACCTTCAGGGTTTTGGCTCTCAATGCCATGGGCTTCAGTCGGCCCAGCTTCCCCTCCAGGATGTTTAAGACAGAACCTGCAG CTCCAGACGAGAACCCTAAAGATGTTGAGGGATTTGGAACAGAGCATGACAATCTTGTAATCTCATGGAAG ccgcTGACAGGGCTCCAGTCTAATGGCCCAGGGCTTCGTTATCGAGTAATGTGGAGGCAGAAGGCAGTGGACAGTGATTGGACCACAGTGACTGTGTCCAACAACTCTAGGTTCGTCGTGTCTGGAACGCCCACGTTCGTACCGTACGAGCTAAAAGTTCAGGCTGTGAACGACCACGGAGTTGGACCTGAGCCTGCTATCGCCCGCGGCTACTCAGGAGAGGACT TGCCGGTAGCAGCTCCAGAAAACGTTCAGGCGGTGGTGCTGAACAGCACTCTGGCAGAGGTGCACTGGGATCCTGTGCCTCATAAATTAATACGTGGGCATCTCAAAGGATACAAG GTGTACTACTGGAAAGAGCGCAGTCTCCACAAACACAACCCCTACCACATGGAGAAGCTGATCCTGACGTTCAGTGGGAACCACAGCCACGGCATGGTGCCTGGTCTGCACCCCTTCAGCCTGTACTCCTTCAATGTCAGAGTGTATAACGGCAAAGGAGAGGGTCCTGTGAGCCCCACCCAGCAATTTGAAACACCAGAGGGAG tACCTGGAGCTCCCACTTCCCTGATAGTCACCAACTCAAACCTGGACACTCTAACCCTTGAATGGAGTCCTCCTCATGATCGTAACGGACGCATCACTGGCTACACTCTCAAATATCAGCCAG TCAATAACTCCAATGAGCTGGGCCCAGTGGAGGAGCTGGCCCTGCTCGCCAATGAGACCTCAGTCACTTTGCCCAACCTCAAGTACAGCACACGCTACAAGTTTTATTTGAATGCCAAAACAGTCAGGGGAGCGGGCCCAGCCATTTCTCAAGAGGCTATCACCATCATGGATGAAG CACCGCCAGTGAGTTCTTTCGGGAACGTTAGTTCCTCGGTTGGAGAGGATGGGGCCCTCATCAGTTGGGAGTACTGGGGCCCGGAGAAAAACGTTTATGTAGAGTACACTGTAGAAAACA gtgaaggtgaagaggaATGGCAGAAAGAGCAGGTGAACGGCTCTCAGAACGTTGTGCTGAAGGGCTTAAAGGGGGGCCTCTCCTATAGGGTGCGCttggtggccaaaggtcacaacGACCAGCCGCCCCACCACTCTGAAGAGCTGTTGGTCACGGTACCAG CTGTGGCGAGCAGACAGGTGGACATCGCCACTCAGGGATGGTTCATTGGCCTCATGTGTGCCATCGCTCTGCTCATCCTGATCCTCCTCATTATCTGCTTCATCCAGAGGAATAAAGGAGGGAAATACCCCG TCAAAGAGAAGGAGgacgcacacacagacccaGAGTTCCAGCCCATGAAAGAAGACGACTGCACTTTTGGGGAATACAG